A single region of the Geobacillus subterraneus genome encodes:
- a CDS encoding MFS transporter, whose amino-acid sequence MDAHTERTSAANMTVYPILFAISLGHFLNDAMQAVIPALFPILRSTMELSYTEIGWIAFALNMTSSVMQPVVGLWTDRLPSPRFLPLGMAASLLGMAGLALAPNFWFVLLSVLLVGIGSAVFHPEGSRVVYLAAGARRAFAQSIYQVGGNTGNALAPLFTALIFVPFGQKGAAWFMLAAAVGITLLWRVSHWYGHELGRRPAPSQTKKAQRTDPGHPVAFALALLVFLVFARSWYSAGISNYYQFYLMETAHISVREAQVYLFAFMIAGAIGTLVGGPLADRFGKRNLILWSTLGTAPFALALPHAPLSLALPLLLIAGFVLSLSFATFVVYAQELLPNHVGMASGLIVGLAFGMGALGAVVLGNIADLSSLNTLMMLCSALPLFGALAVWLPKDKS is encoded by the coding sequence TCCGATTTTGTTCGCCATCAGCCTCGGACATTTCTTGAATGATGCCATGCAGGCGGTCATCCCGGCGCTCTTTCCGATTTTGCGCTCGACGATGGAGCTATCGTACACCGAAATCGGCTGGATTGCGTTTGCGCTAAACATGACGTCGTCGGTCATGCAGCCGGTCGTCGGTTTATGGACGGACCGGCTGCCGTCGCCGCGTTTTTTGCCGCTCGGCATGGCGGCGAGCTTGCTCGGCATGGCCGGGCTCGCCTTGGCGCCGAATTTTTGGTTTGTCTTGTTGTCTGTGCTGTTGGTCGGAATCGGTTCAGCCGTCTTCCATCCGGAAGGATCGCGCGTCGTTTATTTGGCGGCCGGTGCGCGGCGGGCGTTCGCCCAATCGATTTATCAAGTCGGCGGCAATACCGGCAACGCCTTGGCCCCGCTGTTTACCGCCCTGATTTTTGTGCCGTTCGGCCAAAAAGGAGCCGCTTGGTTTATGCTTGCCGCGGCTGTCGGCATCACCTTGCTTTGGCGCGTTTCGCACTGGTATGGTCATGAACTTGGCCGCCGTCCGGCGCCAAGCCAAACGAAAAAGGCGCAGCGCACCGATCCCGGACACCCGGTGGCGTTTGCGCTTGCCTTGCTCGTCTTTTTAGTGTTTGCCCGTTCATGGTATTCGGCCGGCATCTCGAACTATTACCAGTTTTACTTAATGGAAACGGCCCACATCTCGGTGCGCGAGGCGCAAGTGTACTTGTTCGCCTTTATGATCGCCGGTGCGATCGGAACGCTCGTCGGCGGGCCGCTCGCCGACCGGTTCGGCAAGCGCAACTTGATTCTCTGGTCGACGCTTGGAACCGCACCGTTTGCGCTCGCCTTGCCGCACGCGCCGCTTTCGCTTGCGCTGCCGCTGTTGCTGATCGCCGGCTTTGTATTGTCGTTAAGCTTCGCAACGTTTGTCGTCTACGCCCAAGAACTGCTGCCAAACCATGTCGGCATGGCGTCCGGCCTGATCGTCGGCTTGGCATTTGGCATGGGGGCGCTTGGCGCCGTCGTGCTCGGCAACATCGCCGACTTGTCGTCGCTCAACACGTTGATGATGCTTTGCAGCGCGCTGCCGCTGTTTGGCGCCTTGGCGGTTTGGCTGCCGAAAGACAAATCATAA
- a CDS encoding sensor histidine kinase: MAGLYINQHVLNNLFYILVTVFAFSFIYDHSPAIQRKPLYNRALLSTCLALASVLCMKFPIYIDPTCIHDFRQIPFLLGTLYGGGGVGAVLFVVSMLARTILYGFQPLTLIVYAIMLVAAAAASPLFRRLPRSGKLFTAIWLTFLLAVLTTFVAIIIADFPVTKPYIVYFILMPPFVMMFAVYLMETLHEAQLARAELMKMEKMEIVSQLAASISHEIRNPLTVVKGFIQLLQTGPLPRETEERYIRIALEEVKRAEAIIHDYLTFAKPAPKETEPIDVAVELQKVLQMIAPMAHMHSVDLASSLEHAVVTGNVQYFQQCFLNLFKNSIEAMPNGGTLRVTAENRETSVVITISDNGIGMTKEQVRRFGEPYFSTKEKGTGLGAMVAVKIIEQMGGTWKIESAVQKGTTVTITLPARRVRPPSAQQSTAG, translated from the coding sequence ATGGCAGGCTTATATATTAATCAGCACGTCCTCAATAACTTATTTTATATTTTAGTCACCGTGTTTGCCTTTTCATTCATTTATGACCACAGCCCGGCGATTCAGCGCAAACCGCTGTACAACCGGGCGCTCCTTAGCACCTGTTTGGCGCTGGCGTCTGTGCTGTGCATGAAATTTCCGATTTATATTGATCCGACGTGCATCCACGATTTCCGGCAAATTCCGTTTTTGCTTGGAACGCTCTATGGCGGCGGTGGCGTCGGAGCTGTGCTGTTTGTCGTGTCAATGCTGGCGCGCACGATTTTGTATGGGTTTCAGCCGTTGACATTGATCGTTTACGCCATTATGCTCGTTGCCGCGGCGGCCGCCTCGCCGCTGTTTCGCCGGCTGCCCCGGTCCGGCAAGCTGTTCACCGCCATTTGGCTGACGTTTTTACTGGCGGTGCTCACCACGTTTGTCGCTATCATCATCGCCGATTTTCCGGTGACGAAGCCGTATATCGTGTATTTCATTTTGATGCCGCCGTTTGTGATGATGTTTGCGGTCTATTTGATGGAAACGCTCCATGAGGCCCAGCTCGCCCGGGCGGAACTAATGAAGATGGAAAAAATGGAGATCGTCAGCCAGCTGGCCGCCAGCATTTCGCATGAAATTCGCAACCCGCTCACTGTCGTAAAAGGGTTCATCCAGCTGCTGCAAACCGGGCCGCTGCCGCGCGAGACGGAGGAGCGGTACATCCGCATCGCCTTAGAGGAAGTCAAGCGGGCGGAAGCGATCATCCACGACTATTTGACGTTTGCCAAACCAGCGCCGAAAGAAACGGAGCCGATCGATGTAGCCGTCGAGCTTCAGAAAGTATTGCAAATGATTGCGCCGATGGCGCATATGCATTCGGTCGATCTCGCTTCCTCTCTTGAACACGCCGTCGTCACTGGCAATGTGCAATATTTCCAACAATGTTTCTTGAATTTATTCAAAAACAGCATTGAAGCGATGCCAAACGGCGGCACGCTTCGGGTGACGGCCGAGAACCGGGAAACATCGGTCGTCATCACCATTTCCGACAACGGCATCGGCATGACGAAAGAACAAGTGCGCCGCTTCGGTGAACCGTATTTCAGCACGAAAGAGAAAGGAACCGGACTTGGCGCCATGGTGGCAGTGAAAATCATCGAGCAAATGGGGGGAACGTGGAAGATCGAAAGCGCCGTCCAAAAAGGAACGACGGTGACGATTACCTTGCCGGCGCGCCGGGTGCGGCCGCCATCGGCGCAACAGAGCACCGCCGGCTGA
- the ltrA gene encoding group II intron reverse transcriptase/maturase, whose translation MWMKQVLSRENLLRALKQVEKNKGSHGTDGMSVKDLRRHLVEHWDVIRRALEEGTYEPCPVRRVEIPKPNGGVRLLGIPTVTDRFIQQAIAQVLTPIFDPSFSEHSYGFRPGRRGHDAVKKAKQYIQEGYTWVVDIDLEKFFDRVNHDKLMGILAKRIPDKILLKLIRKYLQAGVMINGVVMETQEGTPQGGPLSPLLSNILLDELDKELEKRGHKFVRYADDCNIYVRTKKAGERVMKSITAFIEKKLRLKVNETKSAVDRPWRRKFLGFSFTPNKEPKIRIAKESIRRMKQRIRTMTSRSKPIPMPERIEQLNQYILGWCGYFSLAETPSVFKELDGWIRRRLRMCQWKEWKLPRTRVRKLQSLGVPKRKAYEWGNTRKKYWRVAASPILHKALGNSYWESQGLKSLYQRYESLRQT comes from the coding sequence ATGTGGATGAAACAGGTACTGTCACGGGAGAATCTCCTGCGAGCACTCAAACAAGTGGAAAAGAATAAAGGGTCCCATGGAACCGATGGAATGTCCGTCAAAGACCTGCGAAGACACCTCGTGGAACATTGGGACGTGATACGGCGCGCTTTGGAAGAAGGGACCTACGAACCTTGCCCGGTCCGACGGGTCGAAATCCCGAAACCGAACGGAGGAGTCAGGTTACTAGGAATCCCGACCGTGACAGACCGGTTCATCCAACAGGCCATCGCCCAAGTGCTCACGCCGATCTTTGACCCATCCTTTTCGGAACACAGCTACGGGTTTCGTCCCGGTCGAAGAGGACACGACGCGGTGAAAAAGGCGAAGCAGTATATTCAGGAAGGATATACATGGGTGGTAGATATCGACTTGGAAAAGTTCTTTGATCGAGTCAACCATGACAAACTGATGGGGATATTAGCGAAACGAATTCCAGACAAAATCCTCCTAAAGTTGATACGGAAGTATCTACAGGCAGGGGTCATGATCAACGGGGTGGTCATGGAAACACAAGAGGGGACTCCACAAGGAGGGCCGCTCAGTCCACTTTTGTCCAACATTCTCTTGGATGAGCTGGACAAAGAATTGGAAAAACGAGGGCACAAATTTGTACGGTATGCGGATGACTGCAATATCTACGTAAGGACGAAGAAGGCCGGGGAACGGGTGATGAAATCGATCACGGCATTCATTGAAAAGAAACTCCGGCTGAAAGTCAATGAAACCAAATCGGCAGTGGATCGACCGTGGAGGAGAAAATTCCTCGGTTTTAGCTTCACCCCAAATAAGGAGCCAAAAATCCGGATCGCAAAGGAAAGTATTCGGCGCATGAAGCAAAGGATACGCACCATGACGAGTCGATCGAAACCGATTCCCATGCCCGAGCGAATCGAACAGCTCAACCAGTACATTCTGGGATGGTGTGGATACTTCTCGTTAGCAGAGACTCCAAGTGTGTTCAAAGAACTAGATGGATGGATTCGACGAAGGCTGCGCATGTGCCAATGGAAAGAGTGGAAACTTCCGAGAACCAGAGTCCGAAAACTGCAAAGTTTAGGAGTGCCCAAGCGGAAAGCATATGAATGGGGAAACACTCGGAAGAAATATTGGAGAGTGGCCGCTAGTCCCATCTTGCATAAAGCCCTTGGCAACTCCTATTGGGAGAGCCAAGGGCTGAAGAGTCTTTATCAACGATATGAATCTCTGCGTCAGACTTAA
- a CDS encoding DUF6501 family protein: MIHYTWATRPTIKKVKCVHTNAEKYIVNHVLTPGNVYEVKNETDEFYFVVDNSGKVGGFYKDYFEEVQ, from the coding sequence ATGATCCATTACACATGGGCGACCCGGCCGACGATCAAGAAAGTGAAATGCGTCCATACGAACGCGGAAAAATACATCGTCAACCATGTCTTGACGCCGGGAAACGTGTATGAAGTGAAAAATGAAACGGATGAGTTTTATTTTGTGGTCGACAACAGCGGAAAAGTCGGCGGGTTTTACAAAGATTATTTTGAAGAAGTACAATAA
- a CDS encoding SDR family NAD(P)-dependent oxidoreductase encodes MFLPSFRLDGKTALVTGAGRGIGRAIAIGFAEAGADVALIARTKADLEETASHIESLGRKAYIWPADVTDREAVHKAVTGVKQQAGSLDIIVNNAGMNIRTPALDVTDNEWETIINTNLKSAFLVSQEAGRVMKEQERGGKIINIASVAGHVALRTGVVYAATKAALIQMTKVLAFEWGRYGILVNAIGPWYFRTPLTKTLLEDEAYVNDILAVTPLRRIGELPELVGPAVFLASDAASYITGQTLFVDGGMTIHGF; translated from the coding sequence ATGTTTTTGCCTTCATTCCGTTTGGACGGAAAAACGGCGCTTGTGACCGGAGCAGGGCGCGGCATCGGCCGGGCGATCGCCATCGGATTTGCCGAAGCCGGAGCGGACGTAGCGCTCATCGCCCGCACCAAAGCGGATTTGGAAGAAACGGCAAGCCACATTGAATCGCTCGGGCGGAAAGCGTACATATGGCCGGCCGATGTCACCGACCGGGAAGCGGTGCACAAGGCGGTCACCGGCGTCAAGCAACAGGCTGGATCCCTTGACATCATCGTCAACAACGCCGGAATGAACATCCGCACCCCAGCTTTGGATGTGACAGACAACGAATGGGAAACGATCATAAACACCAACTTAAAGTCAGCGTTTCTCGTCTCGCAAGAAGCAGGACGCGTGATGAAAGAACAAGAACGAGGCGGCAAAATCATCAACATTGCCTCGGTCGCCGGCCATGTCGCCTTGCGCACCGGTGTGGTGTACGCGGCGACCAAAGCGGCGCTCATCCAAATGACGAAAGTGCTGGCGTTTGAGTGGGGGCGCTACGGCATTCTCGTTAACGCCATCGGCCCGTGGTATTTCCGAACGCCGCTCACGAAAACGCTGCTTGAAGACGAAGCGTATGTGAACGACATTTTAGCCGTCACCCCGCTCAGACGGATCGGCGAGCTGCCTGAACTCGTCGGCCCGGCCGTGTTTCTTGCCTCCGATGCGGCCAGCTACATCACCGGTCAAACGCTATTTGTTGACGGCGGCATGACGATCCATGGCTTTTGA
- a CDS encoding NETI motif-containing protein, translating into MKKKRFTVAEGETIAACLERMKQEGYRPIRRVEQPIFREVKTNGETTVEPCGRIIEFEAVRDEP; encoded by the coding sequence ATGAAGAAAAAACGGTTTACTGTAGCCGAAGGTGAAACGATTGCCGCCTGTTTAGAGCGGATGAAACAAGAAGGATACCGCCCTATCCGACGCGTTGAGCAGCCGATTTTCCGCGAAGTGAAAACAAACGGCGAAACGACAGTTGAGCCGTGCGGGCGCATCATCGAATTTGAGGCGGTGCGCGACGAGCCGTAG
- a CDS encoding DUF2639 domain-containing protein, producing MAHFGSKGWLVAELKKAGIARHPVGRKKIETYKATELYGLYRKYVQKTR from the coding sequence ATGGCGCATTTCGGATCGAAAGGATGGCTTGTCGCCGAGTTGAAAAAGGCAGGCATCGCCCGTCATCCGGTCGGGCGGAAAAAAATCGAAACGTACAAGGCGACGGAGCTGTACGGGCTGTACCGAAAATATGTGCAAAAGACGCGCTGA
- a CDS encoding transglycosylase domain-containing protein — MERQSRQHMRQARRRRLWFRALVAIALALGALVAALHWAINRQNIAALEKPLPTATVIYDEHGRVASKLAAANIEEVPIERVPNHFLQAIVATEDRRFYEHNGVDYYGILRAVWRNVRAGEWVEGGSTITQQLAKNVFLTNEKTLARKWKEWLIAQKIERTYSKKDILEMYINRVYFGAGAWGVASAAKTYFGKDVSELTLSESALLAGLVKAPSALSPLRHYDKAIARRNVVLALMREQGYIDDQEWSAAKSERIAIEQEPKRDPYAGKYPYYVDELIREAITRYGLTQSDVLSGGLHIYTELDPNMQQALEAVYADDSLFPSSPDEVPVQSGAVLLDPKTGGVKALVGGRGRHVFRGFNRATELRRQPGSALKPLAVYTPALEQGYGPFSPLKDEPLDFGGYRPQNYDHTYRGTVTMYEAVIHSLNVPAVWLLNEIGLDKGMDALHRFGLPLEKEDRQLGIALGGMSRGVSPLEMAEAYAAFASDGARPDGHLITKIVDAYGREVAEWKPQRTIVTSEKVAQQMTLLLQGVIREGTGKRAAIPGRELAGKTGSTEMTIPGIDGVKDQWMVGYTPQLVGALWLGYDRPDRTHYLTTTSGETAAVIFRHIMEKALAGQPAARFSLPLVKQEERERKKRGQRAPESAPPKVKETKEKPRPPGHEKGKNKKEKKEKKHGKRHGGKHE; from the coding sequence GTGGAGCGGCAAAGCAGACAGCACATGAGACAAGCGAGGCGAAGACGGCTTTGGTTCCGAGCGCTCGTTGCCATCGCTTTGGCGTTGGGTGCCCTCGTTGCCGCCCTTCATTGGGCGATTAACCGGCAAAATATCGCCGCTCTTGAGAAGCCGCTGCCGACAGCAACGGTCATTTATGACGAACACGGCCGCGTGGCAAGCAAGCTGGCGGCGGCGAACATCGAAGAAGTGCCGATTGAGCGCGTGCCAAACCATTTTCTCCAAGCCATCGTCGCGACGGAAGACCGCCGCTTTTATGAGCATAACGGCGTCGACTATTACGGAATTTTGCGTGCTGTATGGCGCAACGTTCGCGCCGGGGAATGGGTCGAAGGCGGCAGCACGATCACCCAGCAGCTGGCGAAAAACGTTTTTTTGACGAATGAAAAAACGTTGGCTCGGAAGTGGAAGGAATGGCTGATTGCCCAAAAAATCGAGCGCACGTACAGCAAAAAAGACATTTTAGAAATGTATATCAACCGTGTTTATTTTGGCGCCGGAGCTTGGGGAGTGGCGAGCGCCGCGAAAACGTATTTCGGCAAAGACGTTTCCGAACTGACGCTAAGCGAATCGGCGCTGTTAGCGGGCCTTGTAAAAGCGCCGTCCGCCTTATCGCCGCTCCGCCATTACGACAAAGCTATCGCTCGGCGCAACGTGGTGTTGGCGCTGATGAGAGAGCAAGGCTATATCGACGATCAAGAATGGAGCGCCGCGAAAAGCGAGCGAATCGCGATCGAGCAAGAGCCGAAGCGTGACCCGTATGCCGGGAAGTATCCTTATTATGTCGATGAGCTGATCCGCGAAGCGATCACGCGCTACGGCTTGACGCAAAGCGATGTCCTTTCCGGCGGACTGCACATTTACACGGAGCTTGACCCGAACATGCAGCAAGCGCTTGAAGCGGTGTATGCGGATGATTCGCTGTTCCCGTCAAGTCCGGATGAGGTGCCCGTCCAAAGCGGCGCGGTGCTGCTCGATCCGAAAACAGGCGGGGTGAAGGCGTTAGTTGGCGGCCGCGGCCGCCATGTGTTCCGCGGCTTTAATCGCGCCACGGAGCTCAGGCGCCAACCGGGATCAGCGCTTAAGCCGCTCGCTGTGTATACGCCGGCGCTCGAACAAGGGTACGGGCCATTTTCGCCGCTCAAAGACGAGCCGCTCGATTTCGGCGGCTACCGCCCGCAAAACTACGATCACACGTACCGCGGCACGGTGACGATGTATGAAGCGGTCATCCATTCACTCAACGTGCCGGCCGTCTGGCTGTTAAACGAAATCGGCCTCGACAAAGGGATGGATGCGCTGCACCGATTCGGCTTGCCTTTGGAAAAAGAGGACCGCCAGCTCGGCATCGCGCTTGGCGGCATGTCCCGCGGCGTCTCGCCGCTCGAGATGGCGGAAGCGTACGCCGCATTTGCCAGCGATGGCGCCCGCCCGGACGGCCATCTCATTACGAAAATCGTCGATGCCTATGGCCGCGAGGTGGCGGAATGGAAGCCGCAGCGAACGATCGTCACGTCCGAAAAGGTGGCGCAGCAAATGACGTTGTTGCTCCAAGGCGTCATCCGCGAAGGAACCGGGAAGCGCGCCGCCATCCCTGGACGGGAGCTCGCCGGCAAAACCGGATCGACGGAAATGACGATCCCCGGCATCGACGGAGTGAAAGACCAATGGATGGTCGGCTATACGCCACAGCTCGTCGGCGCGCTTTGGCTCGGCTATGACCGGCCGGATCGCACGCATTATTTGACGACGACAAGCGGGGAAACAGCGGCGGTCATTTTCCGCCACATCATGGAGAAGGCGCTGGCCGGCCAGCCAGCTGCTCGTTTTTCACTGCCGCTCGTCAAACAAGAGGAACGAGAGCGCAAAAAGCGCGGGCAACGCGCGCCTGAATCCGCGCCGCCAAAGGTGAAGGAAACGAAGGAAAAACCGCGCCCGCCCGGTCATGAAAAAGGAAAAAACAAAAAAGAGAAAAAAGAAAAAAAGCATGGAAAAAGGCATGGCGGCAAGCATGAATAA
- a CDS encoding DHA2 family efflux MFS transporter permease subunit: protein MSTFVISYMVFAVFVLAVINIALRRRKPASAVGETAGGAEPAGAARPAASSGQNQGGLGDIGSRGKVVATVMLGAFVAILNQTLINVALPHMMQDFNVETATIQWLVTGYMLVNGVLIPISPFLIAKFPAKTLFISGMSFFSIGAFVCSIAPTFAVMLAGRLTQAVGAGIIMQLMMVIMLSIFPPERRGVAMGTVGIAMMFAPAVGPTLSGWLVEHYTWRLLFYVVLPIAILDIVLASVWLKHTPRKGNPVLDVQGAVYSTIGFGGVLYGFSEAGSKGWGETEVVVSLVIGALFLIMFTWRSLRSEHPVLNFRVFRYPVFTLATVIGSVINMAMFAAMVLLPVYLQNLRGFTPLDAGLLLLPGAIVMAIMSPISGWVFDRIGARLLAIVGLIITAVTTWEFSKLTMDTPYSHLIWLYIFRMFGMSMLGMPIMTEGLNALPRHLYSHGTAMSNTIRQVAASLGTAFLVTIMSNRAKFHVETYRNEMTENDPFFMGLVSQLKQVIPSDDAIAQLLYGLVQQRATVEGINDAFFVATGLTVVALVMAFFLKGKKQKSPSA from the coding sequence ATGTCTACATTTGTCATTAGCTACATGGTCTTTGCCGTTTTCGTCCTAGCCGTCATCAACATCGCGCTGCGCCGGCGCAAACCGGCTTCGGCCGTGGGTGAGACAGCAGGCGGGGCCGAGCCGGCAGGAGCCGCGCGGCCAGCTGCCTCGTCCGGACAAAACCAAGGCGGGTTGGGCGACATCGGCAGCCGCGGCAAAGTCGTGGCAACGGTCATGCTAGGAGCGTTTGTCGCCATTTTAAATCAAACGTTGATCAACGTCGCCTTGCCGCATATGATGCAAGATTTCAATGTTGAAACCGCAACAATCCAGTGGCTCGTTACTGGTTACATGCTTGTCAACGGAGTGCTTATTCCGATCAGCCCGTTTTTAATCGCCAAGTTTCCGGCGAAAACGTTGTTTATCTCGGGTATGTCATTTTTTTCCATAGGTGCGTTTGTCTGCTCGATCGCTCCAACGTTTGCCGTCATGCTCGCGGGACGGCTGACGCAAGCGGTTGGAGCGGGCATTATTATGCAGCTCATGATGGTCATTATGCTGTCGATTTTCCCGCCGGAACGCCGTGGGGTGGCGATGGGAACAGTCGGGATTGCGATGATGTTTGCGCCGGCGGTCGGTCCGACGCTTTCGGGTTGGCTCGTCGAGCATTATACGTGGCGCCTTTTGTTTTATGTTGTGTTGCCGATCGCGATTTTAGACATTGTGCTCGCCTCCGTCTGGCTGAAACATACGCCGCGTAAAGGCAATCCAGTGCTGGACGTGCAAGGGGCGGTCTACTCCACGATCGGGTTTGGCGGCGTTCTGTATGGCTTCAGCGAGGCCGGAAGCAAAGGATGGGGCGAGACGGAAGTGGTTGTTTCGCTTGTCATCGGCGCCTTGTTCCTCATCATGTTCACATGGCGTTCGCTGCGCTCGGAGCATCCGGTGCTCAATTTCCGTGTGTTCCGCTACCCAGTGTTTACGTTGGCGACCGTCATCGGTTCGGTCATTAACATGGCGATGTTTGCCGCGATGGTCTTGCTCCCCGTGTATTTGCAAAACTTGCGCGGTTTTACGCCGCTCGATGCCGGTTTGCTATTGCTGCCGGGGGCGATCGTCATGGCGATCATGTCGCCGATTTCCGGTTGGGTGTTCGACCGCATCGGCGCGCGGCTGCTTGCTATTGTCGGCTTGATCATCACCGCTGTGACGACGTGGGAGTTCAGCAAGCTGACGATGGATACGCCATACAGCCATTTGATTTGGCTTTACATTTTCCGGATGTTCGGCATGTCGATGCTCGGGATGCCGATCATGACCGAAGGGTTAAACGCCTTGCCGCGCCATCTGTACAGCCATGGCACGGCCATGTCGAATACAATTCGCCAAGTGGCCGCTTCGCTCGGAACGGCGTTTTTGGTGACGATCATGTCCAACCGAGCCAAGTTTCATGTCGAAACGTACCGCAATGAAATGACGGAAAACGATCCGTTCTTTATGGGGCTCGTCAGCCAGCTGAAGCAAGTCATCCCGAGCGATGACGCCATTGCCCAGCTGCTGTACGGTTTGGTGCAGCAACGCGCCACGGTGGAAGGAATCAACGACGCCTTTTTCGTCGCGACTGGCTTAACGGTGGTGGCGCTTGTCATGGCGTTTTTCTTAAAAGGAAAAAAACAGAAATCACCGTCAGCATAA
- a CDS encoding HlyD family secretion protein encodes MNVKRLLVLNIIVLILLVGGGFAAYYYINETTNYIKTDNARIDGQVISVAAPLSGKLTSWRGETGKTFSAGEEIGAVSDGKTTVPVTVPHRMTIAQQSAIKDSFVAAGTPLARGFDLNDLWVTANIEETDIEDVKVGQDVDIYVDAYPDRQFSGKVEKLGYATANTFSLLPSSNATGSYTKVTQVIPVTISIDNYSGAGLVPGMNVTVRIHK; translated from the coding sequence GTGAACGTGAAACGATTGCTTGTACTGAACATCATCGTGCTCATTTTGCTTGTCGGCGGGGGATTTGCCGCCTATTATTATATCAATGAAACGACCAACTACATTAAAACGGACAACGCCCGCATTGACGGCCAAGTGATCTCGGTTGCTGCGCCGCTGTCCGGAAAGCTGACATCTTGGCGGGGGGAGACAGGAAAAACGTTTTCTGCCGGGGAAGAAATCGGTGCGGTGTCTGATGGGAAAACGACGGTGCCGGTAACCGTGCCGCACCGGATGACGATCGCCCAGCAAAGCGCGATCAAAGATTCGTTTGTCGCCGCGGGGACGCCGCTAGCTCGCGGGTTTGATTTAAACGACTTGTGGGTGACGGCGAACATTGAAGAGACAGATATCGAGGATGTCAAAGTCGGTCAAGATGTCGATATTTATGTCGACGCCTATCCAGACCGCCAATTCAGCGGAAAAGTGGAAAAGCTTGGCTATGCGACAGCGAATACGTTCAGCTTGTTGCCGAGTTCCAACGCAACGGGCAGTTACACGAAAGTGACTCAAGTCATTCCGGTGACGATTTCCATCGACAACTACAGCGGAGCCGGACTTGTGCCGGGCATGAACGTCACCGTCCGCATTCATAAGTAG
- a CDS encoding MarR family winged helix-turn-helix transcriptional regulator: MEGTSRDIMYAIFRAQKALYRLIREDAARVGITEVQLMVLYTLLKKEHIRLNDLAEKLNLSNSNVSGTVDRLVSAGLVVREPSKQDRRAVILSLTEKGKEIVALAFGEQSVLRRRLQRIQELVPPEEIEQFLRLQEKVKTILLGEE; encoded by the coding sequence ATGGAAGGAACGAGCCGAGACATTATGTACGCCATTTTTCGGGCGCAAAAGGCGCTGTATCGCCTGATCCGCGAGGATGCGGCCCGCGTCGGGATTACGGAAGTGCAGCTGATGGTTCTGTACACGTTGTTGAAAAAAGAGCATATCCGTCTAAACGATTTGGCGGAAAAGCTGAACTTAAGCAACAGCAATGTCAGCGGCACGGTTGACCGGCTCGTTAGCGCCGGCCTTGTTGTTCGCGAGCCGTCGAAACAAGATCGGCGCGCGGTCATTTTGAGCTTGACGGAAAAAGGGAAAGAAATTGTCGCCTTGGCGTTCGGCGAGCAGTCGGTGCTGCGCCGGCGGCTCCAACGCATTCAGGAACTCGTCCCGCCGGAGGAAATTGAACAGTTTTTGCGGCTGCAAGAGAAAGTAAAAACCATTTTGCTCGGGGAGGAATAA